One stretch of Halobacillus litoralis DNA includes these proteins:
- a CDS encoding ABC transporter substrate-binding protein: protein MAGKWLKISVLIMAFAFILTGCSDESGGEAGTNSDQTEITLGFYSSGSADEKMNELIQKFEEEHPDIKVKTQNAPYQQFFQKLDTQIAGGTAPDVWLSDGVFVQKYAERGAAKDLTEWINEDLEKDEYYGLDFNKDSDGKYWGVPQGIQIGALFYNKDMFDQAGVEYPDESWTWEDLKEAGAKLTIDTDGMKADDASFKPDSVKQYGLTFFNITEGWMPVMKSYGGGVLGEDLRNSIIDSEENKEAINYIVDGMERGIFTDPSDLQAFQSPMSPFPSETAAMRIGIYARTLAANETGVNYDVTVLPKGPDGERFSPTIANSWVISESASDEKAKAAWEWVKYWVQEDEVQKEWAALGEAVPVKKSVANSELFLESGDKPANKQAFLDSFEHAGTLDVNAVWSEWVKKFGDNINRAFLNETSVEEALENADEEVQKVLDEFYENQ, encoded by the coding sequence ATGGCAGGCAAGTGGTTGAAAATTTCCGTACTTATTATGGCTTTTGCGTTCATTTTAACAGGTTGCTCGGATGAATCCGGCGGTGAGGCAGGTACGAATTCTGATCAAACCGAAATCACGTTAGGTTTTTATTCCTCAGGAAGTGCTGATGAGAAGATGAATGAATTGATCCAGAAGTTCGAAGAGGAACATCCGGACATCAAAGTCAAGACACAGAATGCTCCGTATCAACAGTTCTTCCAAAAGCTGGACACTCAAATAGCAGGAGGAACCGCACCTGATGTCTGGTTGTCTGACGGGGTGTTCGTCCAGAAATATGCCGAACGTGGAGCGGCGAAGGATTTGACGGAGTGGATCAATGAAGATTTAGAAAAAGATGAATACTATGGCTTGGATTTTAATAAAGACTCAGATGGAAAGTATTGGGGCGTCCCTCAAGGAATACAAATCGGAGCTCTTTTTTATAACAAAGATATGTTCGATCAAGCGGGTGTCGAGTATCCGGATGAGAGCTGGACATGGGAAGATCTGAAAGAAGCAGGTGCAAAGTTGACGATCGATACAGATGGCATGAAAGCGGATGACGCTTCTTTCAAACCGGATAGTGTGAAACAGTACGGTTTGACGTTCTTCAATATTACCGAAGGCTGGATGCCTGTCATGAAGTCTTATGGTGGAGGAGTTCTCGGGGAAGATTTACGGAATTCAATCATTGATTCTGAAGAAAACAAAGAAGCGATCAATTATATCGTCGATGGAATGGAACGAGGAATTTTCACAGACCCTTCCGACCTTCAGGCATTCCAAAGCCCGATGTCTCCATTCCCGAGTGAAACAGCAGCGATGCGAATCGGGATTTACGCAAGGACGCTCGCCGCTAACGAAACAGGCGTGAATTATGATGTGACGGTGCTGCCGAAGGGTCCGGATGGAGAGAGATTCTCACCGACAATCGCGAACTCATGGGTCATCAGTGAAAGTGCTTCCGATGAAAAAGCGAAAGCGGCCTGGGAATGGGTGAAGTATTGGGTTCAGGAAGATGAAGTTCAAAAAGAATGGGCGGCTTTGGGTGAAGCGGTGCCTGTGAAGAAATCTGTTGCGAACTCTGAACTATTCTTAGAATCCGGCGACAAACCAGCCAACAAGCAGGCATTCTTGGACAGCTTTGAGCATGCGGGTACGTTGGACGTCAACGCGGTTTGGTCTGAATGGGTCAAGAAATTCGGTGACAACATCAACCGGGCTTTTCTCAATGAAACGAGCGTAGAGGAAGCGCTGGAAAACGCAGACGAGGAAGTGCAAAAAGTATTGGATGAATTTTACGAAAACCAATAG
- a CDS encoding cache domain-containing sensor histidine kinase encodes MKFSLLKKNSIHTKLFMIILVFVCIPLLVLGFFWYGKSTKTIENNAVQNSQHLLAQTNEYLDFYLNDLEQSTVPIVSMSPIQRYLDLSPGSTSRYDRFILDKDIKEEAFSNILEGRSDIFGISLINQFGMQVNNYSQVNHFLNMNQIRNRNQELLEQTEQLDAYQIMNIDFIRDTPVLTVVRKVYDVQTFETSGLLIINLRLNQIDNIINEVTESHFNRVWIVNENHRIIFHPDQTELGQTFDYEENQTESQNFLINQIEDKRTLMVMDRSDQSNWTMIANVPMQAVMTNLMSFRNLTIWIGLALIGVALLFVGGFSFSLTYSLINLQKLMKKAQSGRLKFNKIKPLRLYRNDEVSDLYDSFYNMTEELNRLIEEIHHSKLKEKELEIKNRESELRAMQSQINPHFLYNTLELINSHAIIENQLMISRMTTSLADMFRYNVSNSKKVVTLKEEIQQIRSYLDIQQERFEDLNVVYDVKEEDIKEVLATRITLQPILENAFIHGYEEHGLAPSFIGIYGKRNEFGYSLFIVDHGNGMDETTKDTYNQAFRTNEPSDEKKSTKRIGMNNVHRRLHATFGQPYGLTIERSNEKGTVIVITLPYLTHETKKEA; translated from the coding sequence ATGAAATTTTCTCTACTGAAAAAGAACTCGATCCACACGAAGCTTTTTATGATCATTCTTGTTTTTGTATGTATTCCCCTGCTTGTCCTTGGATTCTTCTGGTATGGAAAATCGACGAAGACGATTGAAAATAATGCCGTCCAAAACAGCCAGCATCTCCTAGCTCAAACGAACGAATATTTGGACTTTTACTTGAATGACTTAGAACAATCCACCGTCCCGATCGTATCCATGTCTCCGATTCAACGATATTTGGATTTATCACCCGGTTCCACCAGCCGTTATGATCGGTTTATATTGGACAAGGATATCAAAGAAGAAGCCTTTTCCAATATTTTAGAAGGAAGATCTGATATTTTCGGCATTTCACTCATCAACCAATTTGGAATGCAAGTCAACAATTACAGCCAAGTCAATCACTTTTTAAACATGAATCAGATTCGAAATAGAAATCAGGAGCTTCTTGAACAAACCGAACAATTGGATGCTTACCAGATTATGAATATCGACTTCATCCGCGACACACCTGTATTAACCGTGGTCCGCAAAGTCTATGATGTCCAAACGTTCGAGACCTCCGGTTTACTGATCATCAATCTGCGTCTCAATCAAATCGACAACATTATCAATGAAGTAACCGAGAGTCACTTCAACCGCGTCTGGATTGTCAACGAAAACCATAGAATCATATTCCACCCTGATCAGACAGAGCTTGGCCAAACCTTTGATTATGAAGAGAATCAGACAGAAAGCCAGAACTTCCTCATCAACCAAATCGAAGACAAACGGACCCTCATGGTCATGGACCGATCGGATCAGTCCAACTGGACGATGATAGCCAATGTCCCGATGCAGGCCGTCATGACCAATTTGATGAGCTTCAGGAACCTTACCATTTGGATTGGCCTTGCGCTCATCGGCGTCGCCTTATTGTTTGTTGGAGGATTCTCCTTTTCTTTGACCTATTCATTGATCAACTTGCAGAAGCTTATGAAAAAAGCGCAATCCGGTCGATTGAAATTCAACAAAATCAAACCTCTCCGCTTATACCGGAATGATGAAGTCAGTGACCTGTATGACAGCTTTTACAATATGACAGAAGAGCTCAATCGCCTGATTGAAGAAATTCACCATTCTAAGCTCAAAGAGAAAGAACTGGAGATCAAAAACAGGGAGTCGGAATTGCGAGCGATGCAATCGCAGATTAATCCTCATTTTCTATACAACACACTCGAACTCATCAACTCCCATGCCATTATTGAAAACCAACTGATGATCAGCAGGATGACGACCTCTCTAGCAGACATGTTCAGATATAATGTCAGCAATTCCAAGAAAGTCGTCACGTTGAAGGAGGAAATCCAGCAGATCCGTTCGTATTTGGATATTCAACAAGAACGCTTTGAAGATTTGAACGTCGTCTACGATGTCAAGGAGGAAGACATTAAGGAGGTCCTAGCCACACGCATCACTTTGCAGCCGATTCTTGAGAATGCCTTCATCCATGGATATGAGGAACACGGATTAGCTCCCTCCTTCATAGGCATTTACGGGAAAAGAAATGAATTCGGCTACTCCTTGTTCATCGTGGATCATGGGAACGGAATGGATGAGACAACGAAAGATACATACAATCAGGCTTTCCGAACCAATGAACCTTCAGATGAGAAGAAGTCGACGAAGAGGATCGGCATGAACAATGTCCACAGACGTCTGCACGCGACCTTTGGACAGCCGTATGGGTTGACCATAGAGCGATCGAATGAGAAAGGGACGGTTATCGTCATCACACTGCCCTATCTGACACATGAAACAAAGAAGGAGGCTTAA